AAGGTAAGCTTTCCATCTCAACCCTCCTTTTTGGCAAACTATGGACTCACACCACCAAGCAAAGTCTGGCCAATGATGGCCTGTACCGCGAAGCACGGCACTTTACGGCATGGACGAAGCTCCGGGAGGTTGAGACCTACTACCTAGAGGCTGTGGCCGCCGCGGTCACCGGCCAAAAGACGGTTCCCATCGGTGACTTGATCCTCAGCACGCTCGACACTGCCGTGAGTTGTGAAACTTGCGAGGAAATGTTCTCGCCCCTGAATCCTTCGACCTTTCTTGGCCTCAACGGCGCCGAAATCATCCTTAACAGCAGTGCCAGCCACGCTGAGCTGCGAAAACTAAAGACACGTCTCGATCTGATTTCGAATTCAACGCGGAAACTTGGTGGTATCTATGTATATGCCAACGCGACTGGCGTCGATGGTGAGGCGCGCATGCTGGTATGTATTCCTAACTGGCCACCAAATTCTGGCCAATAGGTTCCAGTAGCTGACTCGACGTCTAGTTCGACGGATCAAGCATGGTGCTCGCCAATGGCAAGGTCTTTGCACAATCCTCCCAATTCTCTCTGAAGCCGGTTGAAGTCATCACCGCCACCATTTCTGTGGAAGAAGTCAGAAGTTACCGCTCCAGCATCTCTCGAAACGTGCAGGCTGCTGCCCAACCCGACTTCCCCAGAGTCGACTGCGATTTGCGACTGACGAGACCCGCCGACGAAGTTTACCTATCAGATCACCTGCAAATCGCAAAGGAGATCGAGCTTAAGATCCTCGACCCAATGGAAGAAATTGCCCTGGCGCAAGCGGTCTTTCTCTGGCAGTACCTCTGCCGCACAAACTCCCCTGGCTACTTTCTCGCCTTGAGTGGAGGTCTGGACTCCTCGACGGTCGCGCTCTTCGTCTACAGCATGGCTAAACTCGTGCTTCAGTCCATTGAGGCCGGGGAGATGTCGACGTTGGATGATTTGAGACGCATCACTGGTGACAAGACGTTCATGCCTGAGACACCACAGGAAGTTGTATCGCGCTTGCTGCACTCGTGCTACATGGGAACTGTCAATTCTGGAGATGACACTCGGACAAGAGCCCGCCGCCTCGCAGAGGTACTCGGGGCTTACCACTCTGATATCTCAATCGATGAAGCGGTTCAAGCTCACGAGGCTATTATCGAGAAGACACTTGAATTTAAACCCCGGTACGGTGTCGAAGGTGGTAGTCCCGCTGAAAACGTGAGTAGCCTCCCCGCAAGATGGGTGTGAAGATGTCCGAGGTTCTAACAGTGGATCTAGCTTGCGCGCCAAAACATCCAGGCGAGAAACCGCCTCGTTGTTCAGTACGAGCTGGCACAGCTATCAACGACTGCAAGACAACTCCCAAGAGCCGGCGCAGCGCTTCTTGTCTTGGGAAGTGGCAATGTCGACGAGAACCTGCGTGGCTACTACACCAAATAGTGAGTCTCGAACCCCACGCGCATGTGCACAAGGCATATTGAGCTTACCAATACCAGCGACGCATCGTCCGCAGATATCGCGCCATTAGGAAGTATCTCCAAGACGGACGCCAAGAACTTCCAAGCTTGGGCCAGGGATCAGTGGGATTTGCCCATCATGTCCGAATTCCTCGAGGCTACGCCGTCAGCCGAGCTTCTTCCCCTCTCTGCCGGAGTCCAAGATGATGAGGCAGACACCGAGATGGGCCTGACCTACAGGTAAAGACACCAGATGTTTCCAGCCACGGCTTCAAACACTGACTACCCTTGCAGCGAACTCTCCGAATTCGGTATCTTGAGAAAAGTACACAAGCTCGGCCCTTGGTCAACGTACCTCCGTCTCCTCGGGGACTGGAAGGAGAGGCCAGGCTACGGTCCCCGCGAGATTGGCGAGCGCGTCAAGAGGTTCTTCCGCTTCTACTCAATGAATCGTCACAAAGCCGTCATCCTTACGCCTTCGCCGCATCTCTCGGCGTACAACCCCGATGACAATCGCCACGACCTCCGCCCGTTCTTGTACGTCATCAACTGGCCGTGGCAGTTTTCCAAGATTGATGCGCATGTGGAGGAGCTTGAGAAAAAGATTGCGGATAGGGCGAGGCCGGCAGATGTCCAGTACGACGCGCTCGATTAGGAAAAGAGACGCGAGTTGCTGGATGAGGCTCATAGACGGATGGCGGGCTGAGAAAGTGAGGTTTGGTAGATTACTGTGGAACAACGAGCTCCCAAGCAGGTCAACAAAAAACGGAAACCATTAATTCTCCATGTTACTCGCTCAACTATGCAAAAGACCTGGCAAGGAAATCATCAACCAAACCTAAAACCCGGCCTCTCTCCAACATCGCGAAATGATTCCTGGGGATGCCACAGAACTGCTTGCGCCCTCACTGAC
The window above is part of the Colletotrichum lupini chromosome 9, complete sequence genome. Proteins encoded here:
- a CDS encoding glutamine-dependent NAD(+) synthetase, with translation MSFVTVAAATLPSVPLDFKGNLDRILESIRIAKAQGATLRTGPELEIPGYGCLDHHLEGDTFLHSWEVLAEIISDPICKDMLIDLGMGCRHRNVRYNCRVLCTYKHIYLIRPKQSLANDGLYREARHFTAWTKLREVETYYLEAVAAAVTGQKTVPIGDLILSTLDTAVSCETCEEMFSPLNPSTFLGLNGAEIILNSSASHAELRKLKTRLDLISNSTRKLGGIYVYANATGVDGEARMLFDGSSMVLANGKVFAQSSQFSLKPVEVITATISVEEVRSYRSSISRNVQAAAQPDFPRVDCDLRLTRPADEVYLSDHLQIAKEIELKILDPMEEIALAQAVFLWQYLCRTNSPGYFLALSGGLDSSTVALFVYSMAKLVLQSIEAGEMSTLDDLRRITGDKTFMPETPQEVVSRLLHSCYMGTVNSGDDTRTRARRLAEVLGAYHSDISIDEAVQAHEAIIEKTLEFKPRYGVEGGSPAENLARQNIQARNRLVVQYELAQLSTTARQLPRAGAALLVLGSGNVDENLRGYYTKYDASSADIAPLGSISKTDAKNFQAWARDQWDLPIMSEFLEATPSAELLPLSAGVQDDEADTEMGLTYSELSEFGILRKVHKLGPWSTYLRLLGDWKERPGYGPREIGERVKRFFRFYSMNRHKAVILTPSPHLSAYNPDDNRHDLRPFLYVINWPWQFSKIDAHVEELEKKIADRARPADVQYDALD